One window of Botrimarina mediterranea genomic DNA carries:
- a CDS encoding arylsulfatase B: protein MMSRSAKVAAVFALLLQSALALGAAAEEAPNIVVIVADDLGWNDVGYHGSPIRTPRLDALAREGVELDRFYVCPICTPTRAGLMTGRYPHRFGMRNTVMAPWRDYGIPADEACLPELLAAAGYERRACVGKWHLGHARRAHHPLSRGFTSFYGHYNGAIDYFTHLREGELDWHRGFESSRDEGYTTTLLADEAVRFIEASDGAAPFLLYLPFNAPHAPLQAEPDALEAYGFEEGQKRLPHRGEYGRRGRGATKRATFSAMVTALDTAIGRVLDSLEERGLADNTLVWVFSDNGGEVQLGGNNKPLRGAKHTVWEGGVRVPAIVRWPAKFEGGRRSTELAAYVDVLPTLLAAAKTDDSTSHQPFDGVDLLPMLTGQAAAPDRTIYLGQNAIVSQEWKLKDGKLFDLTDDPNETTNIADEHPKVAAELCEALKRYEALASKERMPGYAEGREGFVAPKDWAIER, encoded by the coding sequence ATGATGTCTCGATCCGCCAAAGTCGCCGCCGTTTTCGCGTTGCTTCTCCAATCGGCGCTGGCGTTGGGCGCCGCGGCTGAAGAGGCGCCAAACATCGTCGTCATCGTCGCGGACGACCTCGGCTGGAACGACGTGGGCTACCACGGCAGCCCGATCCGCACGCCGCGTCTCGACGCGCTGGCGCGCGAGGGCGTCGAGCTCGATCGCTTCTACGTGTGCCCCATCTGCACGCCGACCCGCGCCGGGCTGATGACGGGCCGTTACCCGCACCGCTTCGGGATGCGCAACACGGTGATGGCGCCGTGGCGCGACTACGGCATTCCTGCCGACGAGGCTTGCCTGCCCGAGTTGCTTGCCGCCGCGGGCTACGAGCGCCGGGCGTGCGTCGGCAAGTGGCACCTGGGCCACGCGCGGCGAGCCCATCACCCGTTGTCACGCGGCTTCACGTCCTTCTACGGCCACTACAACGGCGCCATCGACTACTTCACGCACCTCCGCGAAGGAGAGCTCGATTGGCACCGCGGCTTTGAATCGAGCCGCGACGAGGGTTACACCACGACGTTGCTGGCCGACGAAGCGGTGCGGTTCATCGAGGCGTCCGACGGCGCCGCGCCCTTCCTGCTTTACTTGCCGTTCAACGCGCCCCACGCCCCGCTGCAAGCCGAGCCCGACGCGCTCGAAGCGTATGGCTTCGAGGAGGGCCAGAAGCGATTGCCCCATCGCGGCGAGTATGGCCGTCGGGGCCGCGGCGCCACAAAGCGAGCCACCTTCAGCGCGATGGTCACGGCGCTCGACACGGCGATCGGCCGCGTGCTCGACAGCCTCGAAGAGCGCGGACTCGCCGACAACACACTCGTCTGGGTCTTCAGCGACAACGGCGGTGAGGTGCAACTGGGCGGCAACAACAAACCACTCCGAGGCGCCAAGCACACGGTTTGGGAAGGCGGCGTCCGCGTTCCGGCGATCGTCCGCTGGCCCGCCAAGTTCGAAGGCGGCCGTCGCTCGACGGAGCTTGCCGCCTACGTCGATGTACTCCCCACGCTGCTCGCTGCCGCAAAGACCGACGATTCTACATCGCACCAACCGTTCGACGGCGTTGATCTCCTGCCAATGCTAACCGGCCAAGCCGCCGCGCCCGACCGCACAATTTACTTGGGCCAGAACGCCATCGTGAGCCAAGAGTGGAAACTCAAAGACGGCAAGCTCTTCGACCTCACCGACGACCCGAACGAGACAACCAACATCGCCGACGAGCACCCCAAGGTTGCAGCGGAACTATGCGAGGCGCTCAAGCGGTACGAAGCACTCGCCTCGAAGGAGCGAATGCCGGGGTACGCCGAAGGGCGGGAAGGGTTTGTGGCGCCGAAGGACTGGGCGATTGAACGATGA
- the eno gene encoding phosphopyruvate hydratase: MSTIVDIHARQILDSRGNPTVECDVTLSDGSQGTAAVPSGASTGAHEANELRDGDKSVYMGKGVLKAVENVNDILADELIGMDALDQVGLDQRMIEIDGTANKSKLGANAILGVSLATARAAANYCDLPLFRYLGGSNARLLPAPMMNILNGGSHADNSVDIQEFMVMPLGFDNFSEALRCGCEIFHHLKKVLSDKKLSTSVGDEGGFAPNLGANAEAFDVILTAIEKAGYKPGEQVWFAMDCAATEFFDTKKGVYTIDGKELDPVGMTDLLASWVDKHPICSIEDGCSEDDWEGWKLLSDKIGDKCQLVGDDLFVTNVTRLQRGIDEGIGNSILIKVNQIGTLTETIDAIELAHDNGYTSIASHRSGETEDSTIADLAVALSTGQIKTGSASRSDRMAKYNQLLRIEEQLAGAAVYGGPKFVKRIKK; this comes from the coding sequence ATGAGCACCATCGTCGACATCCACGCCCGCCAGATCCTCGACAGCCGCGGCAACCCCACCGTCGAGTGCGACGTGACCCTGTCCGACGGTTCGCAGGGCACCGCCGCCGTCCCGTCCGGCGCAAGCACCGGCGCCCACGAGGCCAACGAGCTGCGTGACGGCGACAAGTCGGTCTACATGGGCAAGGGCGTCCTCAAGGCCGTCGAGAACGTCAACGACATCCTCGCCGACGAGCTGATCGGCATGGACGCCCTCGACCAGGTCGGCCTCGACCAGCGGATGATCGAGATCGACGGCACCGCCAACAAGTCGAAGCTTGGCGCCAACGCGATCCTCGGCGTGTCGCTCGCCACGGCCCGCGCCGCGGCCAACTACTGCGACCTTCCGCTGTTCCGCTACCTGGGCGGCTCGAACGCCCGGCTGCTGCCCGCGCCGATGATGAACATCCTCAACGGCGGCTCGCACGCGGACAACTCGGTCGACATCCAAGAGTTCATGGTGATGCCGCTGGGCTTCGACAACTTCAGCGAAGCGCTGCGTTGCGGATGTGAGATTTTCCACCACCTCAAGAAGGTCCTCAGCGACAAGAAGCTGAGCACCTCGGTCGGCGACGAGGGGGGCTTCGCCCCGAACCTCGGCGCCAACGCCGAGGCGTTCGACGTGATCCTCACCGCGATCGAGAAGGCCGGCTACAAGCCCGGCGAGCAGGTTTGGTTCGCGATGGACTGCGCCGCCACCGAGTTCTTCGACACGAAGAAGGGCGTCTACACGATCGACGGCAAGGAACTCGACCCGGTCGGCATGACCGATCTCTTGGCCTCGTGGGTCGACAAGCACCCGATCTGCTCGATCGAGGACGGCTGCAGCGAAGACGACTGGGAAGGCTGGAAGCTCCTCTCCGACAAGATCGGCGACAAGTGCCAGCTGGTGGGCGACGACCTCTTCGTCACCAACGTCACGCGCCTGCAGCGCGGCATCGACGAAGGGATCGGCAACAGCATCCTCATCAAGGTGAACCAGATCGGCACGCTTACCGAGACGATCGACGCCATCGAACTCGCCCACGACAACGGCTACACGTCGATCGCATCGCACCGCTCGGGCGAGACCGAGGACAGCACGATCGCCGACCTGGCCGTCGCGCTCTCGACGGGCCAGATCAAGACGGGCTCCGCCAGCCGCAGCGACCGCATGGCGAAGTACAACCAGCTGCTGCGGATCGAAGAGCAACTCGCCGGCGCCGCGGTGTACGGCGGGCCGAAGTTCGTGAAGCGGATTAAGAAGTAG
- a CDS encoding serpin family protein — protein MALMVAVVVNPAFASEGASLEKPSYLDLTTIENPDLLLDGSWDFPEWSGELQPPVVTWPGQSEPTPPTKPILPAHVRPAVSPATASAVGGVNDFGFDLFRNLRTTKSDDDNLLVSPMSIQSAFGMTYAGSAGRTAAEMEAVFGFDADTHAGLGALIQDLNVERDGREMRVVNRLFASEQLRMKDDFLAVTRDQYGAAVERLDFFNNPDPARQHINGWVEDQTNDRIKNLLPDGSVSRATSLVLVNALYLNSDWKHGFHESATRDEAFYHAHGAVSLVPTMHQRNKFRYGDFDGYRMLEMPYAGDDLSMVIALPDEIDGLTALESSYSSEQFAADIDAMRTKEVVVSLPKFSFESTERLDDPLKQLGVEAAFSSADFSDMADGGFSIGGVYHKTFIDVNESGTEAAAATAVTVVLTSAYQPYEPPTVFTVDRSFLFAIRDTHTGAVLFLGRMGDPTGGGGGGLRLAELTVPEPTGFVLAGLVLAAAAGRMRS, from the coding sequence ATGGCATTGATGGTTGCCGTTGTCGTAAACCCCGCCTTCGCTAGTGAAGGTGCGTCTCTCGAGAAGCCCTCGTATCTCGATTTGACGACGATCGAGAATCCCGACCTGCTTCTCGACGGGTCTTGGGACTTCCCGGAATGGTCGGGGGAGCTCCAGCCGCCAGTTGTCACCTGGCCGGGACAGTCTGAACCGACCCCGCCGACCAAACCCATCCTCCCGGCCCACGTTCGACCCGCCGTCTCGCCGGCGACCGCGTCGGCTGTGGGTGGAGTGAACGACTTCGGGTTCGACCTCTTCCGCAACCTGCGAACGACCAAGAGCGACGACGACAACCTGCTGGTCTCGCCGATGAGCATCCAGAGCGCGTTCGGGATGACCTACGCCGGCTCCGCCGGGCGGACGGCTGCGGAGATGGAGGCGGTCTTTGGCTTTGACGCCGACACGCACGCCGGGCTCGGCGCGCTGATCCAAGACCTCAACGTCGAACGCGACGGGCGCGAGATGCGCGTCGTCAATCGCTTGTTCGCCAGCGAGCAGTTGCGGATGAAGGACGACTTTCTCGCCGTCACGCGCGACCAATACGGCGCGGCGGTCGAGCGGCTCGATTTCTTCAACAACCCCGATCCAGCTCGGCAGCACATCAACGGCTGGGTTGAGGACCAAACCAATGACCGTATCAAGAACTTGCTTCCCGACGGGTCCGTCTCGCGTGCCACCTCACTCGTGCTCGTGAACGCCCTCTATCTCAACAGCGACTGGAAGCACGGCTTCCACGAGTCGGCGACGCGGGACGAGGCGTTCTACCACGCCCATGGCGCAGTGAGTCTCGTACCCACGATGCACCAACGGAATAAGTTCCGCTACGGCGACTTCGACGGTTATCGGATGCTTGAGATGCCTTACGCCGGCGACGACTTGTCGATGGTGATCGCTCTGCCCGACGAGATCGACGGCCTCACAGCGCTGGAGTCAAGCTACTCTTCCGAACAGTTCGCGGCCGATATCGACGCGATGCGGACGAAAGAGGTTGTGGTGTCGCTGCCTAAATTCTCGTTCGAATCAACCGAGCGCCTCGACGATCCGCTCAAGCAGCTGGGCGTCGAAGCCGCGTTCAGTAGCGCCGATTTTTCCGACATGGCGGATGGCGGCTTTTCCATCGGCGGCGTCTACCACAAGACGTTCATCGACGTGAACGAGTCCGGAACCGAGGCAGCCGCGGCGACGGCGGTCACGGTCGTACTCACTTCCGCTTACCAGCCTTACGAGCCTCCGACGGTTTTCACCGTCGATCGCTCCTTCCTATTCGCGATCCGCGACACCCATACCGGCGCCGTGCTGTTCCTCGGCCGGATGGGCGATCCCACCGGCGGCGGTGGCGGGGGTCTTCGTCTCGCCGAGCTGACCGTCCCAGAACCGACGGGGTTCGTCCTGGCCGGACTCGTTCTGGCAGCGGCAGCAGGCCGCATGCGGAGTTAG
- a CDS encoding matrixin family metalloprotease, which produces MIAPLPCFVRPQWLAALAMAIAACPALAFVPAGGTAAASRWQLLASGEPGVAGDPIQLTWSFVPDGTAVRRADNPAATKSSDLIAKFDAAFGAGPGGSDLTQRPWFTYFDQAFSRWSELSGVTYIYEPNDTAQLHGSGVGLTGVRGDVRIGGIGMDGVGGTLAYNYFATDGGDMAIDTDDLAGILGDSANDYRLLRNTIMHEAGHGLGLDHATSSNANFLLEPTIDSSIDGPQHDDLRGIHWFYGDALEKAPAGRNETAALASPLGYLEVGAPLTIGAGGNGALIDPTETDFVSIANENDIDFFSFTIDEPTRLTVSMTPRGATYNQSATVFTTTTTNDLSLALFATDGVTLLAEAALGAAGVVETIADYALHEAGTYFARVRGPIGPTEQVVQFYQLDLSAASLLPPLSGDFNSDGIVDAADYTIWRDQDGQSLAAYTGADHTGDGLVDGADFALWQTHYGQTLSSLGVAVPEPTALVLAFVAMCRPRRRQPYL; this is translated from the coding sequence GTGATCGCACCGCTGCCGTGTTTCGTCCGTCCGCAATGGCTCGCCGCCTTGGCGATGGCGATCGCGGCTTGCCCGGCGTTGGCGTTTGTCCCTGCCGGCGGGACCGCTGCCGCCTCGCGCTGGCAGCTCCTTGCTAGTGGCGAGCCGGGCGTTGCGGGCGACCCCATTCAGCTCACTTGGAGCTTCGTCCCCGACGGCACAGCGGTCCGTCGCGCGGACAACCCCGCGGCAACCAAGTCGAGCGACCTCATCGCCAAGTTCGACGCCGCCTTCGGCGCCGGGCCGGGCGGATCGGACCTGACGCAGCGGCCGTGGTTCACCTACTTCGACCAAGCCTTCTCGCGCTGGAGTGAACTCTCGGGGGTCACCTACATCTACGAACCGAACGACACGGCGCAGCTGCACGGCTCGGGCGTCGGCCTGACCGGCGTCCGCGGCGACGTGCGGATCGGCGGCATCGGTATGGACGGCGTTGGCGGCACCCTCGCTTACAACTACTTCGCCACGGACGGCGGCGACATGGCGATCGACACCGACGACCTCGCCGGCATTCTTGGCGACAGCGCGAACGACTACCGCCTGCTCCGCAACACGATCATGCACGAGGCGGGGCACGGCCTCGGCCTCGACCACGCCACCAGCAGCAACGCCAACTTCCTGCTCGAGCCGACGATCGACTCCTCAATCGACGGCCCGCAACACGATGACTTGCGCGGCATCCACTGGTTCTACGGTGACGCGCTCGAGAAGGCGCCCGCCGGACGTAACGAAACCGCCGCGCTCGCTTCGCCGCTCGGCTATCTCGAAGTGGGCGCGCCACTAACCATCGGCGCTGGCGGCAACGGCGCCCTGATCGACCCGACGGAGACCGACTTCGTCAGCATCGCGAACGAGAACGACATCGACTTCTTCTCGTTCACGATCGATGAACCGACGCGACTGACGGTGTCGATGACGCCACGCGGCGCCACCTACAACCAGAGCGCCACCGTCTTTACCACCACGACCACCAACGACCTCTCGCTGGCCTTGTTCGCAACGGATGGCGTCACGCTGCTCGCCGAGGCCGCACTGGGCGCCGCGGGCGTCGTCGAAACAATCGCCGACTACGCGCTCCATGAAGCGGGGACCTACTTCGCCCGCGTCCGCGGCCCGATTGGGCCGACAGAGCAGGTGGTGCAGTTCTACCAGCTCGACCTGTCGGCGGCTTCGCTGCTGCCGCCTCTCTCGGGCGACTTCAACAGCGACGGGATCGTCGACGCCGCCGACTACACCATCTGGCGAGACCAAGACGGCCAATCGCTCGCCGCCTACACCGGCGCCGACCACACGGGCGATGGCCTCGTCGACGGCGCCGACTTCGCGCTGTGGCAGACGCACTACGGCCAGACGCTCAGCAGCCTTGGGGTCGCGGTTCCTGAGCCTACCGCATTGGTGTTGGCGTTCGTCGCGATGTGCCGCCCGCGCCGGCGGCAGCCTTATCTGTAG
- a CDS encoding sodium:solute symporter, which yields MPQLPYLDLSIVVAYLAVVFAVGVWFSRRTVDSDEFMTAGRSLPGWAIGLSMFGSYVSSISFLANPGKAFSSDWNAFVFSIAAPIAGVIGAYWFVPFFRSSQSVSAYEHLEHRFGRWARTYATVCFLLTQLARTGTIIYLLALVVAPLTGWSIASTIALTAGLMTFCSFAGGMSAVIWLGVLQSMALVGGTLLCLFAVVGQTDGGVATVVEQGWEAGKFSLGSWSPDLTGPTVWVVLLFGMVTHLGNLGVDQSYVQRYLTASSDREASRGVHLTMALYVPVAAIFFFIGTALWVLYSQRPELLPSDIAADQVFPHFIATRLPPGGAGLVVAGIFAASMDSNLNAMATLTLCDLYKPYLRPEASDRESLLTLRFATLFWGVASAAVSYALIGAESALDAWWLLAGVFSGGVLGLFLLSILSRRATNFSAAAATVIGVLVILWMTFSTLVEAPSYLQNPLHANMTMVVGTLVIFLIGDWLGKRSDL from the coding sequence ATGCCCCAGCTCCCGTACCTCGACCTGTCGATTGTCGTCGCGTACTTGGCGGTGGTGTTTGCGGTCGGCGTGTGGTTCAGCCGCCGCACGGTCGATAGCGACGAGTTCATGACGGCGGGCCGGTCGCTCCCGGGTTGGGCGATCGGGCTGTCGATGTTCGGCTCGTATGTCAGCAGCATCTCGTTCTTGGCGAACCCCGGGAAGGCTTTCAGTTCGGACTGGAACGCGTTCGTGTTCTCCATCGCCGCGCCGATCGCCGGCGTCATCGGCGCGTATTGGTTCGTGCCGTTCTTCCGGAGCTCCCAAAGCGTTTCGGCGTACGAGCACTTGGAGCACCGATTCGGCCGCTGGGCACGCACTTACGCCACGGTCTGTTTCCTGCTGACGCAGCTCGCGCGGACCGGGACGATCATCTACCTGCTCGCGCTGGTTGTGGCGCCGCTGACGGGTTGGTCGATCGCGTCGACGATCGCGCTGACCGCGGGGCTGATGACGTTTTGCTCGTTCGCCGGCGGCATGTCGGCCGTCATCTGGCTCGGCGTGTTGCAGAGCATGGCGCTGGTGGGAGGCACGCTGCTTTGCTTGTTTGCCGTCGTCGGTCAGACCGACGGCGGGGTCGCCACGGTTGTCGAGCAGGGCTGGGAGGCCGGCAAGTTCTCGCTCGGCAGCTGGAGCCCCGACCTGACGGGACCGACGGTGTGGGTGGTGCTGCTCTTCGGTATGGTCACGCACCTGGGGAATCTCGGCGTCGATCAGAGCTACGTGCAGCGCTACCTGACGGCGAGCAGCGACCGCGAAGCGTCCCGCGGCGTGCATCTGACGATGGCGCTCTACGTCCCGGTGGCGGCGATCTTCTTCTTCATCGGGACGGCGCTGTGGGTGCTGTATTCGCAGCGGCCAGAGTTGTTGCCCTCAGACATCGCTGCGGACCAAGTGTTCCCGCACTTCATCGCGACGCGTTTACCGCCGGGCGGGGCGGGACTCGTGGTGGCGGGGATCTTCGCGGCGTCGATGGACTCGAACCTCAACGCGATGGCGACGCTCACGCTCTGTGATCTTTACAAGCCGTACCTGCGTCCCGAGGCGAGCGACCGCGAATCGCTGCTAACGCTGCGATTCGCGACGCTCTTCTGGGGCGTCGCCAGCGCAGCCGTGAGCTACGCGCTGATCGGCGCCGAGTCCGCGCTCGATGCGTGGTGGCTGCTCGCCGGCGTCTTCTCGGGCGGCGTGCTGGGGCTCTTCTTGCTCAGCATCCTCTCACGCCGGGCCACGAATTTTTCCGCCGCGGCGGCTACCGTGATCGGCGTGCTCGTCATCCTCTGGATGACCTTCTCAACTTTGGTCGAGGCGCCGTCCTACTTGCAGAATCCGCTGCACGCCAACATGACGATGGTCGTCGGCACGCTGGTGATCTTTTTGATCGGGGACTGGTTAGGCAAGCGTAGCGACTTGTAG
- a CDS encoding aspartyl/asparaginyl beta-hydroxylase domain-containing protein: MTFQQRLNRWFWRGVGGDSRPVTYDIDAVAPALRRFETPETVAAIRSELVGILPDRQDIPKYHEIDPGRSHLSTEADGAASWRVFMLYAMGAKPEANRRRCPQTCALLDATPDLFQAFFSILEPHKSVPAHESPYAGYLRYHLPLLVPTDNPPQMRVRDYWHTWREGEGLLFCDYWEHEVVNHSDQVRVVLIIDIFRPLPLVRDRVNRLVTRTYLRRRYGKKIAEGKAPEL, translated from the coding sequence ATGACCTTTCAACAGCGACTCAACCGGTGGTTCTGGCGCGGCGTCGGCGGCGACTCGCGGCCGGTCACCTACGACATCGACGCCGTGGCGCCCGCCCTCCGGCGGTTCGAGACGCCCGAGACCGTCGCGGCGATCCGCTCCGAACTGGTCGGCATCCTGCCAGACCGCCAGGACATCCCCAAGTACCACGAGATCGACCCCGGGCGGTCGCACCTCTCGACCGAGGCGGACGGCGCCGCGAGCTGGCGCGTCTTCATGCTCTACGCGATGGGCGCCAAGCCCGAAGCGAACCGTCGCCGCTGCCCACAAACGTGCGCGCTGCTCGACGCGACGCCGGACCTCTTCCAGGCGTTCTTCAGCATCCTCGAACCGCACAAGTCGGTCCCCGCCCACGAGAGCCCCTACGCGGGCTACTTGCGTTACCACCTGCCGTTGCTCGTGCCGACCGACAACCCGCCGCAGATGCGCGTGCGTGATTACTGGCATACGTGGCGGGAAGGCGAGGGCCTCCTCTTCTGCGACTACTGGGAACACGAAGTCGTCAACCACTCCGACCAAGTCCGTGTCGTGCTGATCATCGACATCTTCCGCCCGCTCCCCTTGGTGCGCGACCGAGTGAACCGCCTCGTGACGCGCACGTACTTGCGACGCCGCTACGGCAAGAAGATCGCCGAAGGCAAGGCGCCGGAGTTGTGA
- a CDS encoding DUF1559 family PulG-like putative transporter yields MRRAIRLGFTLVELLVVIAIIGILVALLLPAVQAAREASRRSQCTSQLKQFSLAAMSYHDQIGAFPSGRSETRQFGVSWAFALLPQLEETAVHDAFVEGERVDADANAVAMRTPVTVFNCPSRRTPTADRDFDNDDHTSVVRKAGASGDYAANAGRRLLVGLAETPDDSRPFDYRLDPAEAGPIFTYSKVAARRVLDGLSHTLAIGERHLAVAPEGTPEDKLDYWAGDTAFFAADNPTTVLGVPSHGLRAEGVKLNDGEVSRECFGGPHPGVTLFAYLDGHVEPLSNDTSKESLAKLASIADGEVIEDE; encoded by the coding sequence ATGCGCCGCGCGATCCGCCTTGGCTTTACGCTTGTTGAACTCCTTGTCGTTATCGCCATCATCGGCATTCTGGTCGCCTTGCTGCTTCCTGCCGTGCAAGCGGCTCGCGAGGCGTCAAGGCGTTCGCAGTGCACAAGTCAATTGAAGCAATTCAGTCTCGCCGCCATGTCCTACCACGATCAGATCGGCGCGTTCCCCAGCGGACGCAGCGAGACCCGCCAGTTCGGCGTGTCGTGGGCCTTCGCGTTGTTGCCGCAGCTCGAAGAGACCGCCGTGCACGACGCATTCGTCGAAGGTGAGCGGGTCGATGCCGACGCCAACGCGGTCGCGATGCGGACACCGGTGACGGTCTTCAACTGCCCGAGCCGCCGCACGCCGACGGCCGACCGTGACTTCGACAATGACGACCACACGTCAGTCGTGCGTAAGGCCGGCGCGTCGGGCGACTACGCGGCCAACGCCGGTCGTCGGCTGCTGGTGGGACTCGCCGAAACGCCGGACGACTCGCGGCCGTTCGACTACCGCCTCGACCCGGCAGAGGCGGGCCCGATCTTCACCTACTCGAAGGTCGCGGCGCGGCGCGTCCTTGATGGCCTCTCCCACACGCTCGCGATCGGCGAACGCCACCTCGCGGTGGCTCCGGAAGGAACTCCCGAGGACAAACTCGATTACTGGGCGGGCGACACGGCATTCTTCGCGGCGGACAATCCAACGACGGTCCTCGGCGTTCCTTCGCACGGTCTGCGGGCAGAGGGCGTAAAATTGAATGATGGCGAGGTCTCTCGTGAATGCTTTGGCGGCCCACACCCCGGGGTGACGCTGTTCGCCTATCTCGACGGGCACGTCGAGCCGCTCTCCAACGACACGTCGAAGGAATCGCTCGCCAAGCTCGCATCGATCGCCGACGGAGAAGTGATTGAGGACGAGTGA
- a CDS encoding SDR family NAD(P)-dependent oxidoreductase encodes MHRLARSALAAAGLGAATVVAMQAMVRRSRRIELAGKTAIITGGSRGLGLVLARELVDAGVRVALLARTDADLLSAESELRQRGGVVETFICDVSDRAQVEAAVRQAEAALGPIDLLFNVAGIIEVGPLDAMTEEDFRKSMDVNCWGILHTTRAVLPGMRKRRFGRIVNIASMGGKRAVPHMLPYAASKFAAVGLSNGLRAELAKDGILVSTICPSLMRTGSPRNATFKGQHRKEYAWFSIGDSLPIASMDARTAARQTIDACRHGDGEVLLRGPLNVGVTLQSLFPSLTRESLALVNRFLPEMGGIGKESAYGYESFSEWSPSFLTQLTEAAAKRNNELRPRPADAT; translated from the coding sequence ATGCACCGTCTCGCACGATCCGCTTTAGCAGCCGCTGGTCTGGGTGCCGCCACAGTGGTCGCCATGCAGGCGATGGTGCGTCGCAGTCGCCGCATTGAGCTGGCCGGCAAGACCGCCATCATCACCGGTGGGTCGCGTGGCCTGGGCCTCGTGCTTGCGCGGGAGCTCGTCGATGCGGGCGTCCGGGTCGCTCTGCTCGCCCGCACCGACGCCGACTTGCTCAGCGCCGAGTCCGAACTGCGGCAACGGGGCGGCGTCGTGGAGACCTTCATCTGCGACGTCAGCGATCGGGCGCAAGTCGAAGCGGCCGTCCGCCAAGCCGAGGCGGCGCTGGGTCCGATCGACCTCTTGTTCAACGTCGCGGGGATCATCGAGGTCGGGCCGCTCGACGCGATGACCGAGGAAGACTTCCGCAAGTCGATGGATGTCAATTGTTGGGGCATCCTGCACACGACGCGCGCCGTGCTGCCCGGCATGCGCAAACGACGCTTTGGGCGGATCGTCAATATCGCCTCGATGGGCGGCAAGCGCGCCGTGCCGCACATGCTGCCCTACGCCGCCAGCAAGTTCGCCGCCGTCGGCCTCTCGAACGGCTTGCGCGCCGAACTCGCCAAGGACGGCATCCTCGTCAGCACGATCTGCCCCAGCCTGATGCGGACCGGCAGCCCGCGCAACGCGACCTTCAAAGGCCAGCACCGCAAGGAGTACGCCTGGTTCAGCATCGGCGACTCGCTACCGATCGCGTCGATGGACGCCCGGACGGCGGCCCGACAAACGATCGACGCCTGCCGCCACGGCGACGGCGAGGTCCTCCTCCGGGGTCCGCTGAACGTGGGCGTCACGCTCCAGTCGCTCTTCCCGAGCCTTACCCGCGAGTCGCTGGCCCTCGTGAACCGCTTCCTCCCCGAGATGGGCGGCATCGGCAAAGAGTCGGCGTATGGTTACGAGAGCTTTAGTGAGTGGTCCCCGTCCTTCCTCACGCAACTCACCGAAGCCGCCGCGAAACGCAACAACGAGTTACGACCGCGACCAGCCGACGCGACATAG